Proteins from a single region of Oreochromis niloticus isolate F11D_XX linkage group LG7, O_niloticus_UMD_NMBU, whole genome shotgun sequence:
- the spag8 gene encoding sperm-associated antigen 8 isoform X5 translates to MESVTTLKAAYVVPKSPVVRLQGIRGELLKKHTAQMIRGFTNLSEETPRKHRCPNHFSWLLSSEKIRADLNPQTPKTEYCSTTQKDFCVEGFVPFKPETTRIHDYKTDQAITFWSENCQRIQGVTAARSLKGPFRKSALFSTPITERLDEIDLPPDN, encoded by the exons ATGGAGTCTGTGACTACGCTGAAAGCAGCTTATGTTGTTCCAAAGAGTCCAGTGGTGAGGTTACAGG GCATCAGAGGCGAGCTGCTGAAAAAACACACTGCCCAGATGATAAG GGGCTTCACAAACCTCTCTGAGGAGACGCCCAGGAAGCATAGATGCCCAAACCActtcagctggctcctttcaag TGAGAAGATTCGTGCTGATCTGAACCCACAGACTCCCAAAACGGAGTACTGCTCCACAACCCAGAAGGATTTCTGTGTGGAGGGATTTGTGCCTTTTAAACCTGAAACAACACGT ATTCATGACTACAAAACCGACCAGGCCATCACATTTTGGAGTGAAAACTGCCAGCGGATACAG GGTGTGACTGCCGCCCGGAGCTTGAAGGGACCCTTCAGGAAGTCGGCTCTGTTCAGCACGCCCATCACCGAGCGGCTGGATGAAATTGATCTCCCACCTGACAACTGA
- the spag8 gene encoding sperm-associated antigen 8 isoform X1 translates to MTEQTAAAGHKVGKPMSHNWVEEIFMVFQRLKNPVIDHSESQDGVCDYAESSLCCSKESSGEVTGHQRRAAEKTHCPDDKRCPDLPLAPPPPLANLGEAKAFPSQPRDIVSPQHVLVLPRGFTNLSEETPRKHRCPNHFSWLLSSEKIRADLNPQTPKTEYCSTTQKDFCVEGFVPFKPETTRIHDYKTDQAITFWSENCQRIQGVTAARSLKGPFRKSALFSTPITERLDEIDLPPDN, encoded by the exons ATGACCGAGCAGACAGCCGCTGCGGGACATAAAGTTGGAAAACCGATGTCGCATAACTGGGTCGAAGAG ATTTTTATGGTTTTCCAACGATTAAAAAATCCTGTGATTGATCACTCAGAGAGCCAAGATGGAGTCTGTGACTACGCTGAAAGCAGCTTATGTTGTTCCAAAGAGTCCAGTGGTGAGGTTACAGG GCATCAGAGGCGAGCTGCTGAAAAAACACACTGCCCAGATGATAAG AGATGTCCAGACCTCCCTCTagcacctccacctcctctagcTAATCTGGGGGAAGCCAAGGCATTTCCAAGCCAGCCAAGAGACATAGTCTCTCCTCAGCATGTACTGGTTCTGCCCAGGGGCTTCACAAACCTCTCTGAGGAGACGCCCAGGAAGCATAGATGCCCAAACCActtcagctggctcctttcaag TGAGAAGATTCGTGCTGATCTGAACCCACAGACTCCCAAAACGGAGTACTGCTCCACAACCCAGAAGGATTTCTGTGTGGAGGGATTTGTGCCTTTTAAACCTGAAACAACACGT ATTCATGACTACAAAACCGACCAGGCCATCACATTTTGGAGTGAAAACTGCCAGCGGATACAG GGTGTGACTGCCGCCCGGAGCTTGAAGGGACCCTTCAGGAAGTCGGCTCTGTTCAGCACGCCCATCACCGAGCGGCTGGATGAAATTGATCTCCCACCTGACAACTGA
- the spag8 gene encoding sperm-associated antigen 8 isoform X4, with protein MTEQTAAAGHKVGKPMSHNWVEERAKMESVTTLKAAYVVPKSPVVRLQGIRGELLKKHTAQMISEKIRADLNPQTPKTEYCSTTQKDFCVEGFVPFKPETTRIHDYKTDQAITFWSENCQRIQGVTAARSLKGPFRKSALFSTPITERLDEIDLPPDN; from the exons ATGACCGAGCAGACAGCCGCTGCGGGACATAAAGTTGGAAAACCGATGTCGCATAACTGGGTCGAAGAG AGAGCCAAGATGGAGTCTGTGACTACGCTGAAAGCAGCTTATGTTGTTCCAAAGAGTCCAGTGGTGAGGTTACAGG GCATCAGAGGCGAGCTGCTGAAAAAACACACTGCCCAGATGATAAG TGAGAAGATTCGTGCTGATCTGAACCCACAGACTCCCAAAACGGAGTACTGCTCCACAACCCAGAAGGATTTCTGTGTGGAGGGATTTGTGCCTTTTAAACCTGAAACAACACGT ATTCATGACTACAAAACCGACCAGGCCATCACATTTTGGAGTGAAAACTGCCAGCGGATACAG GGTGTGACTGCCGCCCGGAGCTTGAAGGGACCCTTCAGGAAGTCGGCTCTGTTCAGCACGCCCATCACCGAGCGGCTGGATGAAATTGATCTCCCACCTGACAACTGA
- the spag8 gene encoding sperm-associated antigen 8 isoform X3: MTEQTAAAGHKVGKPMSHNWVEERAKMESVTTLKAAYVVPKSPVVRLQGIRGELLKKHTAQMIRGFTNLSEETPRKHRCPNHFSWLLSSEKIRADLNPQTPKTEYCSTTQKDFCVEGFVPFKPETTRIHDYKTDQAITFWSENCQRIQGVTAARSLKGPFRKSALFSTPITERLDEIDLPPDN, encoded by the exons ATGACCGAGCAGACAGCCGCTGCGGGACATAAAGTTGGAAAACCGATGTCGCATAACTGGGTCGAAGAG AGAGCCAAGATGGAGTCTGTGACTACGCTGAAAGCAGCTTATGTTGTTCCAAAGAGTCCAGTGGTGAGGTTACAGG GCATCAGAGGCGAGCTGCTGAAAAAACACACTGCCCAGATGATAAG GGGCTTCACAAACCTCTCTGAGGAGACGCCCAGGAAGCATAGATGCCCAAACCActtcagctggctcctttcaag TGAGAAGATTCGTGCTGATCTGAACCCACAGACTCCCAAAACGGAGTACTGCTCCACAACCCAGAAGGATTTCTGTGTGGAGGGATTTGTGCCTTTTAAACCTGAAACAACACGT ATTCATGACTACAAAACCGACCAGGCCATCACATTTTGGAGTGAAAACTGCCAGCGGATACAG GGTGTGACTGCCGCCCGGAGCTTGAAGGGACCCTTCAGGAAGTCGGCTCTGTTCAGCACGCCCATCACCGAGCGGCTGGATGAAATTGATCTCCCACCTGACAACTGA
- the spag8 gene encoding sperm-associated antigen 8 isoform X2, with protein sequence MVFRTSGKQERAQIFNPHLCALQAFTLENICRLKRCPDLPLAPPPPLANLGEAKAFPSQPRDIVSPQHVLVLPRGFTNLSEETPRKHRCPNHFSWLLSSEKIRADLNPQTPKTEYCSTTQKDFCVEGFVPFKPETTRIHDYKTDQAITFWSENCQRIQGVTAARSLKGPFRKSALFSTPITERLDEIDLPPDN encoded by the exons ATGGTCTTCAGAACTTCTGGGAAACAAGAGAGAGCACAGATCTTCAACCCACATCTATGTGCTTTGCAGGCCTTTACCTTAGAAAATATTTGTAGGTTGAAG AGATGTCCAGACCTCCCTCTagcacctccacctcctctagcTAATCTGGGGGAAGCCAAGGCATTTCCAAGCCAGCCAAGAGACATAGTCTCTCCTCAGCATGTACTGGTTCTGCCCAGGGGCTTCACAAACCTCTCTGAGGAGACGCCCAGGAAGCATAGATGCCCAAACCActtcagctggctcctttcaag TGAGAAGATTCGTGCTGATCTGAACCCACAGACTCCCAAAACGGAGTACTGCTCCACAACCCAGAAGGATTTCTGTGTGGAGGGATTTGTGCCTTTTAAACCTGAAACAACACGT ATTCATGACTACAAAACCGACCAGGCCATCACATTTTGGAGTGAAAACTGCCAGCGGATACAG GGTGTGACTGCCGCCCGGAGCTTGAAGGGACCCTTCAGGAAGTCGGCTCTGTTCAGCACGCCCATCACCGAGCGGCTGGATGAAATTGATCTCCCACCTGACAACTGA